CAGCATGCAGCGCCAGTTCGTCGACCTTGACGACGATGCCGTCGATCTCATGCTCGACGCTGCCGCGGTTCTCGCCGAAGTATCTGATGAATTCGGCGGCGCCCTCCTTCGTCGGCTTGACCCGGAAGTGCGAACTCGTCGGCAGTCCCCAAGTCTTCAGCAGCCCGTACACTTCCGACTGGCTGCTCACAGGCGGGTTTTCCCATGCCCCGATGCCGTGCACGAGCATGGAGAGCGTCGTCAGCCTGCGGTACATCCGGTCCAGGGCTGCCGGACTCTTGTTCTCGCGCACCTGGCGCAGGCTGCCCGACGCGGCGTTGCGCGGGTTCGCGAAGATTCGCTCGCCTTCTTCTGCCTGCATCGCGTTCAACCGGCGGAATGTCTCGACCTCGAAGTACACCTCACCGCGCACCTCGACCAACGGCGGATGCCCTGTGCCGGTCAGCCGCTGCGGGATGCTTTTCACGTAGCGGATGTTGTCGGTCACGTCTTCACCGACGACCCCGTCGCCGCGCGTGGCGGCCGTGACGAGCACGCCGTTCTCGTAGCGCAGGTTGATGGCCAGCCCGTCGATCTTGAGCTCGCAGAGGTAGTCGACGTGTCGACCGGCGTCGCGCTCGACTTTGGCAGCCCAGGCGTCGAATTCGTCAATCGAGAACACATTGTCGAGGCTCAGCATCCGCTCCGCATGCGTCACAGGAGCGAACAGAGTCGTCTCGGCGCGCCCGCCCACCGTCTGCGTCGGCGAGTCCTGACTCTGCAGTTCGGGGAACAGCCGCTCCAGCTCTTGCAGCTGACGCATGAAGCCGTCGTACTCCTCGTCGGAGTACACGGAGGCGTCTTTCTCGTAGTAGGCGTCGCGAGCCCCTAGGATGCGCGTCGTCAGGTCGCCCGCCTGCGACGATGCTTCTTCGAGGGTCAGGTCTTCTGTTGCCTTCTGGGCCGTTGCCTGCTGTGCCGCTGCCTTTTGGACCGTTGCCTTCTCTGCCACGGACTCAGCATAATCAGTGCCGCCGACATTGAGGCCACTGCCATGAACACTTCCATGAACACTGCCATGAACACTGCTATGAACGGGTCGCACCGCCTGTGGCATTCTGCGTATTGGGCTCTCCGCTCTGTAGCTGACGGGTTCAGATCTGCAGGTCGTGTGCTTGTTGCAGTAGCCAGGTCTCGGTTTCGGGCCATGCAACCTTCAACTCGCTGTTGAGCCCCTCGTGGTCGTACCCGGAGTACTCCTTCCACGGGACGCCTCGGCGGGTCAAGCCTTCGCCGAGCATGCTGTGCGGCATTATCCGACCAATGGCTTCCTCGTCGTGGTCGCCCCAGAAGCAGTACAGCGGGCAAGGCGCGTTGTCAACCAGAGCATCCGGAGCCAGCCCGGCCAGATCGCGATAAAAGGCCGCGCCGGCTCGAGGATCGAACCTGCTTTCCCATCGTGCCCAGGTATCCCTGTCCTGCTCCAATTGCCCCATCTGGGCGTCCACATCGCGGGAGGTGATCCCGTAGTCGCCCAGCAGCGGGAAACCCCCGGACGCCACCGCCGCGATTGACATCTGTTCGGCCAGCTGTAGTGCCAGCCACGGGCCGAACACGCCGGTGAACGAGTAGCCGAAGAACAGCACGCGCTGATATCCGAGGTGACGCGTCACCGCAGCCATGTCAGACGCCCAGAGCGCAGGAACGTACGGCCCACCCGTTCGGGTGCTCGCGCCGAAGTCCCTTGGCGAGGCAACGATCACGGTGAACCGGCGCGCCATCAACTCTTCCAGCTCGGGATCCCACGTGTAGTTGCATTCCGGCGCGAGCAGGGCAGGGCCGGATCCTGTGACCCGGAACGCGATCTCTGCTCCGCCGACGCTCAAGAACTCCATATCAAGGACGATATGGGCGGCATGCTGTTCGCGCAATGATCGGCAGGCCCTCCGCGAGGCGGTGCACGTCCGGCTCGCGGGCCGATCGTGTCGGGGAGGTTCTCGCCAGTGCGTTTCATGGTGTCGGCGACGGATGCTGGCTGTCGGTGGGTCCGGTGGTAAGGACCTGCCAGAGGCCATCGAGTGCCGTTTGCGCTGCGGCGCGGCATGCCCTGACGGGAGTTGTTGCGGTCAGCGCCCATTGGTCGATGGTGGTGAGCGAGGCAATGGTCCAGGCGGTCAGCAGGTCGAGGGGTAGGTCCCGGCGGATGATGCCGAGTGTCTGCCCGATTCGGAGAGCATCCGTCACCCAGTCGGTTACGGTGCGGCGCACTCGCGCGATCGCGCGGTCCGCGGCGGCGTCAGCGGAATTGTGGAACATGCGGCCGAGATCCATCAGCTCGGGGCGCGTTGTTGCGATTCGACCGAGCCGGTCGAGCATTTCCGACAGTTCCGGCCGCAAGTTTGCTGCGGTCAGCGCTTCCAGTGGCGGCGGGCGGACTTCCTCGAGCAGGTCAGTAGACAGGCGCTTGGTCACCCAGTCGTGCAGCGCTGCCTTGTCGGCAAAATGGTGGTAAAAGGAGCCCTTGCCCATCTCGGCCCGCCTCAGGATGCCGTTCAGCGACGCGCCGTCGAGCCCACTCTGGGCGAACGCGGCCGCCGCGGCCGCGGAGAGACGCCTGGCCGTGGATACAGCGAGGGGGCGGGGTGGACGAGACATCTTCTTGATTGTAGACTCAGTTCGTGTACCGATCGGTACAGGAATAGGAGGGCATGCATGAGTGAGACGATCGTTGTCGCGGGAGCCACCGGTTATGTCGGACGACATGTTGTCGAGGCGCTGGACTCTCGGGGCTTTCGGGTGCGCGCCCTTGTTCGGTCACGGGAACAGGCGGAAGCGCCTGGGTCATTCGGCGCGCCATCGTTGCGCGGACACGTTGCCGAGTGGAAAGTTGTGGACTATTTGGATCCGACAACGTTGCGCGGCGCCTGCGAGGGTGCAGACCGCGTCGTCTCCGCTCTGGGAGTCACCCGGCAGAAAGCGAGCCCGTGGGATATCGACTTCCTGGGCAACTTGCGTCTACTGGAGGATGCGGAGCGCCACGGGTCTGCATCTTTCCTCTATATCAATGTCCTGCGTTCGGAGATCGGCACGTCACTGACCATGCGCTCCAAGCACGCGTTCGCCGAGACGCTGCGCCGCAGCCGCGTGGCAGGCCAGATCGTCAACCCGTCCGGCTATTTCTCCGATGTCACCGATTTCCTGCTCCTGGCGAAGAAGGGGCTCGGATTCACCCTCGGCGACGGCACCGCGAAGGTCAACCCCATCCATGGAGCCGATCTCGCAGAATTCATCGTCGGCCATCTCGCCGAGCCGCCAACAAGCTGGGACATCGGCGGCCCCGAGATCCTCACATACCGCGAACTGGAAGAACTCGCGTTCAGTATTGCCGGACGCCGCCAGCGCATCCTCCGCATCCGACCAGGGCTCCTGCGCCCGCTGCAGTGGGCAGCCGATCGAGGCTCTCCCC
The Rathayibacter sp. SW19 DNA segment above includes these coding regions:
- a CDS encoding alpha/beta fold hydrolase, whose translation is MEFLSVGGAEIAFRVTGSGPALLAPECNYTWDPELEELMARRFTVIVASPRDFGASTRTGGPYVPALWASDMAAVTRHLGYQRVLFFGYSFTGVFGPWLALQLAEQMSIAAVASGGFPLLGDYGITSRDVDAQMGQLEQDRDTWARWESRFDPRAGAAFYRDLAGLAPDALVDNAPCPLYCFWGDHDEEAIGRIMPHSMLGEGLTRRGVPWKEYSGYDHEGLNSELKVAWPETETWLLQQAHDLQI
- a CDS encoding TetR/AcrR family transcriptional regulator, encoding MSRPPRPLAVSTARRLSAAAAAAFAQSGLDGASLNGILRRAEMGKGSFYHHFADKAALHDWVTKRLSTDLLEEVRPPPLEALTAANLRPELSEMLDRLGRIATTRPELMDLGRMFHNSADAAADRAIARVRRTVTDWVTDALRIGQTLGIIRRDLPLDLLTAWTIASLTTIDQWALTATTPVRACRAAAQTALDGLWQVLTTGPTDSQHPSPTP
- a CDS encoding SDR family oxidoreductase; protein product: MSETIVVAGATGYVGRHVVEALDSRGFRVRALVRSREQAEAPGSFGAPSLRGHVAEWKVVDYLDPTTLRGACEGADRVVSALGVTRQKASPWDIDFLGNLRLLEDAERHGSASFLYINVLRSEIGTSLTMRSKHAFAETLRRSRVAGQIVNPSGYFSDVTDFLLLAKKGLGFTLGDGTAKVNPIHGADLAEFIVGHLAEPPTSWDIGGPEILTYRELEELAFSIAGRRQRILRIRPGLLRPLQWAADRGSPRVSNLTHFFLDSLRIDAVGSPTGDRRLEPYLRAIR